The following DNA comes from Burkholderiales bacterium.
GTGAGTTTCCGCATCGCAGCGGGCGAAGCGGTGGCGATACTCGGCGCTTCGGGCTCGGGGAAATCCACTTTACTGGGATTGCTCGCGGGGCTGGATACGCCGAGTTCCGGCACCGTGAAGTTGAACGGCGTGGATTTATTTGCGCTCGATGAAGACGGGCGCGCCGCCATGCGCGCCGGATTCGTCGGCTTCGTGTTTCAGTCTTTTCAGTTGTTGCCGGCGCTTACCGCGCTGGAGAACGTGATGTTGCCGCTGGAGTTGGCGGAGATGAAAGATGCGCGCGCGCAGGCGTTGCGCTTGCTCGACCGCGTGGGGCTGGGGCAGCGGCCGCACCATTATCCCAGGCAGCTTTCCGGCGGCGAACAGCAGCGCGTGGCGCTGGCCCGCGCTTTTACCGGCAGGCCCAAATTGCTGTTGGCGGACGAGCCGACGGGCAATCTCGA
Coding sequences within:
- a CDS encoding ABC transporter ATP-binding protein, with product MEPIVQAIALTKQVRNGAADLTILDKVSFRIAAGEAVAILGASGSGKSTLLGLLAGLDTPSSGTVKLNGVDLFALDEDGRAAMRAGFVGFVFQSFQLLPALTALENVMLPLELAEMKDARAQALRLLDRVGLGQRPHHYPRQLSGGEQQRVALARAFTGRPKLLLADEPTGNLDSVTGEQIIELLFELNREQDATLLLVTHDEALSKRCGRLLHLAAGRLAP